A genomic stretch from Solanum stenotomum isolate F172 chromosome 8, ASM1918654v1, whole genome shotgun sequence includes:
- the LOC125872207 gene encoding elongation factor 1-alpha → MGKEKIHISIVVIGHVDSGKSTTTGHLIYKLGGIDKRVIERFEKEAAEMNKRSFKYAWVLDKLKAERERGITIDIALWKFETTKYYCTVIDAPGHRDFIKNMITGTSQADCAVLIIDSTTGGFEAGISKDGQTREHALLAFTLGVKQMICCCNKMDATTPKYSKARYDEIVKEVSSYLKKVGYNPDKIPFVPISGFEGDNMIERSTNLDWYKGPTLLDALDQINEPKRPSDKPLRLPLQDVYKIGGIGTVPVGRVETGVIKPGMVVTFGPTGLTTEVKSVEMHHEALQEALPGDNVGFNVKNVAVKDLKRGFVASNSKDDPAKGAASFTAQVIIMNHPGQIGNGYAPVLDCHTSHIAVKFAEILTKIDRRSGKELEKEPKFLKNGDAGMVKMIPTKPMVVETFAEYPPLGRFAVRDMRQTVAVGVVKNVDKKDPTGAKVTKAAQKKGK, encoded by the exons atgggtaaggaaaagattCACATCAGTATTGTGGTCATTGGCCACGTCGACTCTGGAAAGTCGACCACCACGGGTCACTTGATCTACAAGCTTGGTGGTATTGACAAGCGTGTTATTGAGAGGTTTGAGAAGGAAGCTGCTGAGATGAACAAGAGGTCATTCAAGTATGCCTGGGTGCTTGACAAACTTAAGGCTGAACGTGAGCGTGGTATCACCATTGATATTGCTTTGTGGAAGTTTGAGACCACTAAGTACTATTGCACTGTGATTGATGCCCCTGGACACAGGGACTTTATCAAGAACATGATCACTGGTACCTCCCAGGCTGACTGTGCTGTCCTCATTATTGACTCCACCACTGGTGGTTTTGAAGCTGGTATCTCTAAAGATGGTCAGACACGTGAACATGCATTGCTTGCTTTTACCCTTGGTGTCAAGCAAATGATTTGCTGCTGTAACAAG atgGATGCTACCACCCCCAAGTACTCCAAGGCTAGGTATGATGAAATCGTGAAGGAAGTTTCTTCCTACCTCAAGAAGGTCGGTTACAACCCTGACAAAATCCCATTCGTCCCCATCTCTGGTTTTGAAGGAGATAACATGATTGAGAGGTCTACCAATCTTGACTGGTACAAGGGCCCAACCCTCCTTGATGCTCTTGACCAGATTAATGAGCCCAAGAGGCCATCAGACAAACCCCTCCGTCTTCCACTTCAGGATGTTTACAAGATTGGTGGTATTGGAACTGTCCCTGTTGGTCGTGTAGAGACTGGTGTGATCAAGCCTGGTATGGTTGTGACCTTTGGCCCTACTGGTTTGACAACTGAAGTCAAGTCTGTAGAGATGCACCACGAAGCTCTCCAGGAGGCACTCCCTGGTGACAATGTTGGGTTCAACGTTAAGAATGTTGCTGTTAAGGATCTAAAACGTGGTTTtgttgcctcaaactccaaggATGACCCAGCTAAGGGGGCAGCCAGCTTCACTGCCCAGGTCATCATCATGAACCATCCTGGCCAGATTGGAAACGGATATGCACCAGTGCTCGACTGCCACACTTCCCACATTGCTGTCAAGTTTGCTGAGATCTTGACCAAGATTGACAGGCGTTCAGGTAAGGAACTTGAAAAGGAGCCTAAGTTCTTGAAGAATGGTGATGCAGGTATGGTTAAGATGATTCCCACCAAGCCTATGGTTGTTGAGACTTTTGCTGAGTACCCACCATTGGGTCGTTTTGCTGTGAGGGACATGAGGCAAACTGTTGCTGTCGGTGTTGTCAAGAACGTTGACAAGAAGGACCCAACTGGTGCCAAGGTTACCAAGGCTGCCCAGAAGAAGGGAAAGTGA